Proteins encoded in a region of the Odocoileus virginianus isolate 20LAN1187 ecotype Illinois chromosome 9, Ovbor_1.2, whole genome shotgun sequence genome:
- the GZF1 gene encoding GDNF-inducible zinc finger protein 1 isoform X1: MPWIVRYFLGSFLRRKIFSSIGCFQSQTGFALLTVVAMYFIWFPDQSVCVLVAKSCVRLFCNPGDSSRPGSRPWDFPGENTGVFLGRSNMESGAVLLESKSSPINLLHEMHQLRLLGHLCDVTVSVEYQGVREEFMAHKAVLAATSKFFKEVFLNEKTVDGARTNVYLDEVQVADFASFLEFVYTAKVQVEEDRVQRMLEMAEKLKCLDLSETCFQLKKQMLESVLLELQNFSESQEAEGSSGSQVTAALAPEAWAGVAPDGPLANGVAGSLDPPAERISNGLLPDLPPRKSREKPDKRKEVAKPPYPKLRRASGRLAGRKVFVEIPKKKYTRRLREQQKSAEQDMVDCGGPQEPSPEALETEKEAVTKDEEDSGAGAGAEAVLPKVGRGEEGDEEEEEGEEGPGRRRSNFQCTRCEKAFLYEKSFLKHVRLHHGVATEVVHRCDTCGQTFANRCNLKGHQRHVHSSERHFPCELCGKKFKRKKDVKRHVVQVHEGGGERHQCQQCGKGLSSKTALRLHERTHTGHKPYGCSECPATFSQPSALKTHLRIHTGEKPFVCDECGARFTQNHMLIYHKRCHTGERPFMCETCGKSFASKEYLKHHNRIHTGSKPFKCEVCFRTFAQRNSLYQHIKVHTGERPYCCDQCGKQFTQLNALQRHHRIHTGEKPFMCNACGRAFTDKSTLRRHTSIHDKTTPWKSFLVIVDGSPKNGDGHKTEQPDDEYAPSKLSDKLLSFAENGHFHNLATVQGSMPAMHEDSPADPACKSDSPVGSQDTLLATAISELSELTPQTEPGPHSSAL, encoded by the exons ATGCCGTGGATCGTCCGCTACTTTCTTGGAAGTTTTCTTCGTAGAAAGATATTTTCTTCAATCGGTTGTTTTCAAAGTCAGACAGGATTTGCTCTCCTAACCGTCGTGGCCATGTATTTTATCTGGTTTCCAGATCAAAGTGTTTGTGttttggtcgctaagtcgtgtgtccgactcttttgcaaccccgggGACTCTAGCCGGCCAGGttcccgtccatgggatttcccaggcgagaatactgga GTGTTTCTGGGAAGAAGCAACATGGAGAGTGGTGCGGTCCTGCTGGAATCCAAGTCCTCCCCAATCAACCTCCTGCATGAGATGCATCAGCTCCGCCTGCTGGGTCACCTGTGTGACGTGACCGTCAGCGTGGAATACCAGGGCGTCCGGGAGGAATTCATGGCCCACAAGGCAGTACTGGCAGCCACCAGCAAGTTTTTTAAGGAAGTGTTCCTTAACGAGAAGACTGTGGATGGTGCCAGGACTAATGTCTACTTAGATGAAGTGCAGGTAGCCGACTTCGCTTCGTTTCTTGAGTTTGTCTACACAGCCAAGGTACAGGTTGAGGAAGATCGGGTACAGCGGATGCTGGAAATGGCGGAAAAGCTGAAGTGTTTGGACTTATCCGAAACTTGTTTTCAGCTGAAGAAGCAGATGTTAGAGTCGGTACTTTTGGAATTGCAGAATTTCTCAGAGTCTCAGGAGGCAGAAGGGAGTAGCGGCTCCCAGGTTACCGCTGCTCTAGCCCCAGAGGCCTGGGCAGGGGTGGCCCCTGATGGCCCTCTGGCCAACGGGGTTGCCGGTTCTTTGGATCCCCCAGCAGAGAGAATCAGCAATGGCCTGTTGCCAGATTTGCCCCCGAGGAAGTCCAGGGAGAAGCCAGACAAGAGGAAAGAGGTGGCTAAGCCCCCCTACCCCAAGCTCAGAAGGGCCAGTGGGCGGCTGGCTGGGAGGAAGGTGTTCGTGGAAATCCCTAAAAAGAAGTACACTCGTCGACTCCGGGAGCAGCAGAAGAGTGCTGAGCAGGACATGGTGGACTGCGGGGGGCCCCAGGAGCCCAGCCCAGAAGCCCTGGAAACCGAGAAAGAAGCAGTCACGAAGGACGAGGAGGACAGCGGCGCCGGGGCAGGAGCGGAGGCTGTGCTGCCCAAAGTGGggcgaggggaggagggggacgaggaggaggaggagggggaggagggcccGGGTCGGCGGAGGAGCAACTTCCAGTGCACGCGCTGCGAGAAGGCCTTCCTGTATGAGAAGAGCTTCCTGAAGCACGTGCGGCTCCACCACGGCGTGGCCACCGAGGTGGTGCACCGCTGCGACACCTGCGGCCAGACCTTCGCCAACCGCTGCAACCTGAAGGGCCACCAGCGGCACGTGCACAGCAGCGAGCGCCACTTCCCGTGCGAGCTGTGCGGCAAGAAGTTCAAGAGGAAGAAGGACGTGAAGCGGCACGTGGTGCAGGTGCACGAGGGGGGCGGCGAGCGGCACCAGTGCCAGCAGTGCGGCAAGGGCCTGAGCTCCAAGACGGCGCTGCGGCTGCACGAGCGCACGCACACCGGCCACAAGCCCTACGGCTGCTCCGAGTGCCCGGCCACCTTCTCGCAGCCCTCGGCCCTCAAGACCCACCTGAG AATTCACACGGGGGAAAAACCTTTTGTCTGTGATGAATGTGGTGCAAGATTCACTCAGAACCACATGCTGATTTATCATAAAAGGTGTCACACAG GTGAGAGGCCTTTCATGTGTGAAACGTGTGGCAAGagttttgcttccaaggagtatttAAAACATCACAATAGGATACATACTGGGTCCAAACCCTTTAAATGTGAAGTTTGTTTCAGGACTTTTGCTCAGCGGAATTCACTTTATCAGCATATCAAAGTCCACACAG GGGAGCGGCCCTACTGCTGCGACCAGTGCGGCAAGCAGTTCACACAGCTCAACGCTCTCCAGCGCCACCACCGGATTCACACGGGGGAGAAGCCATTCATGTGCAACGCATGCGGGCGGGCGTTCACCGACAAGTCCACGCTTCGGCGGCACACCTCG ATCCATGACAAGACAACTCCGTGGAAGTCCTTCCTGGTCATCGTGGACGGCTCTCCCAAGAACGGCGACGGCCACAAGACTGAGCAGCCTGATGACGAGTATGCACCATCCAAACTCTCCGATAAATTGCTGTCTTTTGCAGAAAATGGCCATTTTCACAACCTGGCCACCGTCCAGGGCAGCATGCCTGCCATGCATGAGGACAGTCCCGCAGACCCGGCCTGCAAGTCTGACAGTCCTGTGGGGTCCCAGGACACACTGCTGGCCACTGCCATCAGTGAGCTTAGCGAGCTGACACCACAGACAGAGCCGGGCCCACATAGCTCTGCTCTCTGA
- the GZF1 gene encoding GDNF-inducible zinc finger protein 1 isoform X2, with product MESGAVLLESKSSPINLLHEMHQLRLLGHLCDVTVSVEYQGVREEFMAHKAVLAATSKFFKEVFLNEKTVDGARTNVYLDEVQVADFASFLEFVYTAKVQVEEDRVQRMLEMAEKLKCLDLSETCFQLKKQMLESVLLELQNFSESQEAEGSSGSQVTAALAPEAWAGVAPDGPLANGVAGSLDPPAERISNGLLPDLPPRKSREKPDKRKEVAKPPYPKLRRASGRLAGRKVFVEIPKKKYTRRLREQQKSAEQDMVDCGGPQEPSPEALETEKEAVTKDEEDSGAGAGAEAVLPKVGRGEEGDEEEEEGEEGPGRRRSNFQCTRCEKAFLYEKSFLKHVRLHHGVATEVVHRCDTCGQTFANRCNLKGHQRHVHSSERHFPCELCGKKFKRKKDVKRHVVQVHEGGGERHQCQQCGKGLSSKTALRLHERTHTGHKPYGCSECPATFSQPSALKTHLRIHTGEKPFVCDECGARFTQNHMLIYHKRCHTGERPFMCETCGKSFASKEYLKHHNRIHTGSKPFKCEVCFRTFAQRNSLYQHIKVHTGERPYCCDQCGKQFTQLNALQRHHRIHTGEKPFMCNACGRAFTDKSTLRRHTSIHDKTTPWKSFLVIVDGSPKNGDGHKTEQPDDEYAPSKLSDKLLSFAENGHFHNLATVQGSMPAMHEDSPADPACKSDSPVGSQDTLLATAISELSELTPQTEPGPHSSAL from the exons ATGGAGAGTGGTGCGGTCCTGCTGGAATCCAAGTCCTCCCCAATCAACCTCCTGCATGAGATGCATCAGCTCCGCCTGCTGGGTCACCTGTGTGACGTGACCGTCAGCGTGGAATACCAGGGCGTCCGGGAGGAATTCATGGCCCACAAGGCAGTACTGGCAGCCACCAGCAAGTTTTTTAAGGAAGTGTTCCTTAACGAGAAGACTGTGGATGGTGCCAGGACTAATGTCTACTTAGATGAAGTGCAGGTAGCCGACTTCGCTTCGTTTCTTGAGTTTGTCTACACAGCCAAGGTACAGGTTGAGGAAGATCGGGTACAGCGGATGCTGGAAATGGCGGAAAAGCTGAAGTGTTTGGACTTATCCGAAACTTGTTTTCAGCTGAAGAAGCAGATGTTAGAGTCGGTACTTTTGGAATTGCAGAATTTCTCAGAGTCTCAGGAGGCAGAAGGGAGTAGCGGCTCCCAGGTTACCGCTGCTCTAGCCCCAGAGGCCTGGGCAGGGGTGGCCCCTGATGGCCCTCTGGCCAACGGGGTTGCCGGTTCTTTGGATCCCCCAGCAGAGAGAATCAGCAATGGCCTGTTGCCAGATTTGCCCCCGAGGAAGTCCAGGGAGAAGCCAGACAAGAGGAAAGAGGTGGCTAAGCCCCCCTACCCCAAGCTCAGAAGGGCCAGTGGGCGGCTGGCTGGGAGGAAGGTGTTCGTGGAAATCCCTAAAAAGAAGTACACTCGTCGACTCCGGGAGCAGCAGAAGAGTGCTGAGCAGGACATGGTGGACTGCGGGGGGCCCCAGGAGCCCAGCCCAGAAGCCCTGGAAACCGAGAAAGAAGCAGTCACGAAGGACGAGGAGGACAGCGGCGCCGGGGCAGGAGCGGAGGCTGTGCTGCCCAAAGTGGggcgaggggaggagggggacgaggaggaggaggagggggaggagggcccGGGTCGGCGGAGGAGCAACTTCCAGTGCACGCGCTGCGAGAAGGCCTTCCTGTATGAGAAGAGCTTCCTGAAGCACGTGCGGCTCCACCACGGCGTGGCCACCGAGGTGGTGCACCGCTGCGACACCTGCGGCCAGACCTTCGCCAACCGCTGCAACCTGAAGGGCCACCAGCGGCACGTGCACAGCAGCGAGCGCCACTTCCCGTGCGAGCTGTGCGGCAAGAAGTTCAAGAGGAAGAAGGACGTGAAGCGGCACGTGGTGCAGGTGCACGAGGGGGGCGGCGAGCGGCACCAGTGCCAGCAGTGCGGCAAGGGCCTGAGCTCCAAGACGGCGCTGCGGCTGCACGAGCGCACGCACACCGGCCACAAGCCCTACGGCTGCTCCGAGTGCCCGGCCACCTTCTCGCAGCCCTCGGCCCTCAAGACCCACCTGAG AATTCACACGGGGGAAAAACCTTTTGTCTGTGATGAATGTGGTGCAAGATTCACTCAGAACCACATGCTGATTTATCATAAAAGGTGTCACACAG GTGAGAGGCCTTTCATGTGTGAAACGTGTGGCAAGagttttgcttccaaggagtatttAAAACATCACAATAGGATACATACTGGGTCCAAACCCTTTAAATGTGAAGTTTGTTTCAGGACTTTTGCTCAGCGGAATTCACTTTATCAGCATATCAAAGTCCACACAG GGGAGCGGCCCTACTGCTGCGACCAGTGCGGCAAGCAGTTCACACAGCTCAACGCTCTCCAGCGCCACCACCGGATTCACACGGGGGAGAAGCCATTCATGTGCAACGCATGCGGGCGGGCGTTCACCGACAAGTCCACGCTTCGGCGGCACACCTCG ATCCATGACAAGACAACTCCGTGGAAGTCCTTCCTGGTCATCGTGGACGGCTCTCCCAAGAACGGCGACGGCCACAAGACTGAGCAGCCTGATGACGAGTATGCACCATCCAAACTCTCCGATAAATTGCTGTCTTTTGCAGAAAATGGCCATTTTCACAACCTGGCCACCGTCCAGGGCAGCATGCCTGCCATGCATGAGGACAGTCCCGCAGACCCGGCCTGCAAGTCTGACAGTCCTGTGGGGTCCCAGGACACACTGCTGGCCACTGCCATCAGTGAGCTTAGCGAGCTGACACCACAGACAGAGCCGGGCCCACATAGCTCTGCTCTCTGA